A genomic region of Homalodisca vitripennis isolate AUS2020 chromosome 5, UT_GWSS_2.1, whole genome shotgun sequence contains the following coding sequences:
- the LOC124362909 gene encoding carotenoid isomerooxygenase-like → MWRACRRAASDEPVTMTKRRGTPVKRVKHSQSAKDCDCFNESPDKNMERNYILSFLSKTLPQSQSDGDMKGSANKRSASKKQKDNENNRKKSEGEKYRRSKSEKDKKNSIKRATSITLKRNRIIPLNDGSGGCVLVSQTTTFKETPGAQKDKEIPKQAENQKKKLTTFFKRITAVKKKARELILKRNKENCVKDTKVPAETPFTGFEKIPAQDDFIEESFQEDEPNEDLQDLPEPGRISACSSGYFTPVGESPVIARREDIQRLSCRSTCLSPESEEAFELAESDYVGSASTGTAVDSIGPTLDAVTAVDREELRRRLRAGELLYPNCDNSIWMRSCEQEIIDPIRGTTTGIIPVWLKGTLLRNGPGSMQVGDMTFKHLFDSSALLHRFAISDGGVTYQCRFLKSNTYLKNHAANRIVVNEFGTKAVPDPCQSIFKRVSALFNPGESLSDNAMISVYPFGDEFYCFTESPTIHRIDPTTLETLERVNVSRHVAVVNHTSHPHVTSDGTVYNQAMSVQGSYPHYSIVKFPQNERSKDKKPGQMFESAEMVASVKARWPLHPSYMHTFGLTEHFYVIVEQPLAISVPNMVKSQLLGQPMCSCFRFFKDEPTLIHLVERETGNLHKTYLAEAFFYLHIVNQYESDGHVVLDICCYSDPAMLDCMYYDALKEMNKNLDYARLFRGRPMRFVMPLDPKAADSDTNLVTLPRSGAEAWWRGSEVLVVPELLCDLGCETPRINYDQHLGKPYRYFYAISSDVDLENPGTLIKVDTQTRSTKTWSEPNVFPSEPIFVPSPDPQREDDGVILSALVWGRGLETQVGLLVLDATTLHELGRTVFQTPTPVPKCLHGWFTSDY, encoded by the exons ATGTGGAGAGCCTGTCGCAGAGCTGCCAGTGACGAGCCAGTCACCATGACGAAGAGGCGGGGGACTCCGGTCAAGCGGGTCAAGCACAGCCAGTCGGCCAAGGACTGTGACTGTTTCAACGAGTCTCCGGACAAGAACATGGAACGAAACTACATCCTCAGCTTCCTCTCCAAGACGCTCCCACAGAGCCAGAGCGACGGAGACATGAAAGGGAGCGCCAACAAGAGAAGCGCTAGCAAGAAGCAGAAGGACAATGAAAACAATAGGAAGAAAAGTGAGGGTGAGAAATACAGAAGGAGTAAGAGTGAAAAAGACAAGAAAAACTCAATAAAGAGGGCTACTAGTATTACTTTGAAGCGGAATCGGATAATTCCTCTCAACGACGGCTCCGGAGGTTGTGTTCTTGTCTCCCAGACGACAACGTTTAAAGAAACACCGGGCGCGCAGAAAGACAAAGAGATCCCTAAACAAGCTGAAAATCAAAAAAAGAAACTCACCACATTTTTTAAGAGAATAACTGCTGTTAAGAAAAAAGCTAGGGAGTTAATATTGAAAAGAAACAAAGAGAATTGTGTCAAAGATACAAAGGTCCCTGCTGAAACTCCATTCACAGGATTCGAAAAGATACCTGCACAGGACGACTTTATTGAAGAGAGTTTTCAAGAAGACGAGCCTAACGAAGATTTACAGGACCTTCCGGAACCGGGGAGGATCTCCGCGTGCAGCAGTGGGTACTTTACACCGGTTGGGGAATCCCCGGTTATAGCGAGAAGAGAGGATATCCAGAGATTGTCTTGCAGGTCAACGTGTCTCTCGCCGGAAAGCGAGGAGGCGTTTGAACTTGCTGAAAGTGATTATGTTGGCAGTGCTAGTACTGGGACTGCGGTGGACAGCATTGGACCGACCCTGGACGCCGTGACGGCTGTGGACCGGGAGGAGCTACGGAGACGTCTGAGAGCCGGGGAGTTGCTCTACCCTAACTGTGACAACTCCATTTGGATGAGGAGTTGCGAACAGGAGATAATCGACCCCATCCGCGGAACTACCACAG GTATAATCCCAGTTTGGCTTAAGGGTACTCTTCTCCGAAACGGTCCCGGCAGCATGCAAGTAGGCGATATGACCTTCAAGCATCTCTTCGACAGCTCGGCGCTTCTACACAG GTTTGCGATAAGCGATGGAGGAGTGACTTACCAATGCAGATTCCTCAAGAGTAACACCTACCTCAAGAACCATGCGGCGAACCGTATCGTTGTGAACGAATTCGGAACCAAGGCTGTCCCTGACCCTTGTCAATCGATATTCAAGAG AGTTTCAGCCCTATTCAATCCCGGAGAATCATTATCAGACAATGCCATGATTTCGGTTTATCCCTTCGGTGACGAGTTCTACTGCTTCACGGAGTCACCCACAATTCACAGGATCGACCCAACTACCCTTGAGACCTTGGAAAGG gtAAATGTATCCAGACACGTTGCTGTGGTGAACCACACTTCTCATCCTCACGTGACGTCAGATGGTACGGTCTACAATCAGGCCATGAGTGTCCAGGGTTCCTACCCTCACTACTCCATCGTCAAGTTCCCTCAGA ATGAGAGGAGCAAGGACAAGAAGCCGGGCCAGATGTTCGAGAGCGCGGAGATGGTGGCGTCCGTGAAGGCTAGATGGCCTCTACACCCATCCTACATGCATACTTTCGGACTGACTGAACACTTCTATGTGATTGTGGAACAGCCTTTGGCCATCTCAGTGCCCAACATGGTCAAGAGTCAACTGCTCGGCCAACCCATGTGTTCCTGCTTCCGTTTCTTTAAGGATGAACCT ACTCTGATACATTTGGTGGAGAGGGAAACGGGGAATCTCCACAAGACGTATCTGGCCGAGGCATTTTTCTACCTTCACATAGTGAACCAGTACGAGAGTGACGGTCATGTCGTGCTGGACATCTGCTGCTACAGCGACCCCGCCATGTTGGACTGCATGTACTATGATGCTCTGAAG GAAATGAACAAAAACCTCGACTACGCCCGCTTGTTCCGAGGACGGCCTATGCGGTTTGTGATGCCCTTGGACCCTAAGGCGGCGGACTCTGACACAAACCTGGTGACCCTGCCCAGGTCTGGGGCAGAGGCTTGGTGGCGAGGTAGTGAGGTACTAGTAGTGCCCGAGCTGCTGTGTGACCTCGGCTGCGAGACCCCTAGGATTAACTACGACCAGCACCTCGGCAAGCCCTACCGTTACTTCTACGCGATATCCAGCGATGTAGACCTAGAGAACCCAGGCACG CTGATCAAGGTTGATACACAAACTCGATCAACCAAAACTTGGAGCGAGCCAAATGTGTTCCCTAGTGAACCAATATTCGTCCCCTCGCCCGACCCACAA